In one Candidatus Binatia bacterium genomic region, the following are encoded:
- a CDS encoding metallophosphoesterase, with product MPVPFLIFATIAVMLTVPLVALRARGRPYGIYSLITLVLSLPAACIVFTRIHGILSPGLAEMASLIYAWGLAATATHMIALARPRLRTPAFRRGISMPGMAFMAGGALSVPWLLVLLPLRLLLALLGADELRQSMIWLDLIPAAIALASVSTSRGARWEIVTFSLAGEESNQLHRAEATRNSLKSAKPRETGVLRVVQITDPHLGPWQPIHRLRDRIEKLIDLDPDLVLITGDLLTMEGAGSPGALARSLAPLRRLPGQCFAIFGNHDHEWPAEVRSALESAGVCLLDDAEALVETPAGPVQLVGADWRGKSRSEQIPALLENCPRRAGHARILLLHDPAAFDHVPENNVDLVLSGHTHGGQVGLISLGIDWTVLSKTRWPDNGLFVRGRSRLYVHRGTGFYGFPLRIGVPGEASRLDIHLATEDGI from the coding sequence ATGCCCGTACCTTTCCTGATTTTTGCGACAATCGCGGTGATGCTGACCGTGCCGCTCGTGGCACTGCGCGCCCGGGGCCGTCCCTATGGAATCTATTCGCTGATCACGCTGGTGCTTTCGCTGCCCGCCGCCTGTATCGTCTTCACGCGAATTCACGGCATTCTATCCCCCGGACTCGCCGAGATGGCCTCTCTGATCTACGCCTGGGGCCTCGCCGCTACCGCAACCCATATGATCGCCCTCGCACGACCGCGCCTCCGGACTCCCGCCTTCCGCCGCGGGATCAGCATGCCCGGCATGGCGTTCATGGCCGGAGGAGCACTATCCGTACCCTGGCTCCTGGTCCTGCTCCCGCTGCGACTCCTGCTGGCTCTTCTCGGTGCCGACGAGCTGCGCCAGTCGATGATTTGGCTGGATCTGATTCCGGCCGCGATCGCCCTCGCATCGGTATCCACATCCCGCGGCGCTCGATGGGAGATCGTCACTTTCTCTCTGGCAGGAGAAGAATCCAACCAGCTCCACCGCGCTGAGGCGACCCGCAATTCGCTAAAATCTGCCAAGCCCAGAGAGACAGGCGTGCTCCGCGTTGTGCAGATCACCGATCCGCACCTGGGGCCATGGCAACCCATTCATCGGCTGCGCGATCGGATCGAAAAATTGATCGATCTCGACCCCGATCTGGTGTTGATCACCGGCGACCTCCTCACCATGGAAGGGGCCGGAAGCCCGGGAGCACTGGCACGCTCTCTCGCGCCCTTGAGGCGCCTCCCCGGCCAATGCTTCGCCATTTTCGGCAACCACGATCACGAATGGCCGGCCGAAGTCCGTTCGGCTCTCGAATCTGCCGGGGTATGTCTGCTTGATGATGCCGAAGCTCTCGTGGAAACGCCTGCGGGGCCCGTACAGTTGGTCGGAGCGGACTGGCGCGGCAAATCTCGCAGCGAACAAATCCCCGCACTTCTCGAAAATTGCCCTCGCCGCGCCGGCCACGCACGCATTCTCCTGCTGCACGATCCGGCCGCGTTCGACCATGTTCCAGAAAATAATGTTGACCTCGTCCTCTCCGGACATACGCACGGCGGACAAGTTGGCTTGATCAGTCTCGGAATCGACTGGACCGTACTTTCCAAAACGCGCTGGCCCGATAATGGCTTGTTCGTGCGAGGGCGATCGCGACTCTACGTGCATCGTGGAACCGGGTTCTATGGATTCCCCCTGCGCATCGGCGTGCCGGGTGAAGCCTCTCGACTCGACATCCACCTGGCCACCGAGGACGGCATATGA
- a CDS encoding SDR family oxidoreductase → MASKWNVEGKRCLVTGATSGIGEATAIGLAKAGAHVTLVARNAAKAEETRERLLIEAPEVPAEIILCDFASFASIRGAAEEILTRYPRIDCLINNAGVFVLDRQETQDGIESTFGVNHLGYFLFTRLLLPRLLTSAPARIVNVASHAHKFVSFDVENLQPFENFSGISAYGASKACNILFTGELARRIAGTGVTANSLHPGGVSTGLGSNNTSWLANLIRPVAMFVLKTPAKGARTSLHLAMADSLSDTSGLYFANRRISKPKAFAKDPETARRLWEISEELCGLEPFSLPD, encoded by the coding sequence ATGGCTTCGAAGTGGAACGTGGAAGGAAAGCGCTGCCTTGTGACGGGCGCGACATCAGGCATCGGCGAGGCGACCGCGATTGGACTCGCAAAAGCCGGAGCCCATGTGACTCTGGTTGCCCGTAATGCGGCCAAGGCTGAAGAGACTCGGGAGCGGCTGCTGATCGAGGCCCCGGAGGTGCCGGCAGAAATCATCCTCTGCGATTTTGCCTCTTTCGCTTCGATCCGCGGTGCTGCCGAAGAAATCCTCACGCGCTATCCTCGAATCGATTGCCTGATCAATAATGCCGGCGTCTTTGTGCTCGACCGGCAAGAGACGCAGGACGGGATCGAGTCGACCTTCGGGGTGAATCATTTGGGATATTTCCTTTTCACCCGCCTCCTCCTGCCCCGCCTGCTGACATCCGCCCCCGCAAGAATCGTCAACGTCGCCTCTCATGCCCATAAATTCGTCAGCTTCGACGTCGAAAACCTGCAGCCTTTCGAAAATTTCAGCGGCATCTCTGCCTATGGAGCCTCCAAGGCCTGCAATATTCTCTTTACCGGCGAGTTGGCTCGGAGGATCGCAGGAACCGGGGTTACAGCCAACAGCCTGCATCCGGGGGGTGTCAGCACCGGACTGGGGTCCAATAATACCAGCTGGCTGGCCAACCTGATTCGTCCCGTCGCCATGTTCGTTCTGAAAACACCCGCAAAAGGTGCGCGAACCTCGCTTCATCTCGCCATGGCAGATTCCCTCTCGGACACGTCCGGCCTCTACTTCGCCAATCGCCGGATCAGCAAACCCAAGGCCTTCGCAAAGGATCCGGAAACAGCCCGGCGGTTGTGGGAGATCAGCGAAGAGCTCTGCGGTCTGGAGCCTTTTTCTCTGCCCGATTGA
- a CDS encoding alpha/beta hydrolase yields the protein MPTKYLSWDDDTALRYLHAGPTTPPDVVPDWTRGATVVFLHGEGGSASHFDPQMAFFGESNSPLALDLFGHGRSTGLTGAGGIEASAILLLGVLKRLSTPPVVLVGHGSGGHIALRAAAIGPDQVRAVVTLGVGESSEWPEAEFSKLEAVVAGRTGQFFDTPFFAPETSPDVMRAFWGGMLQTDPRVRLEDLRDFRSYRSEGRLPSSSLPVRILRGASDALCSAPGAAALAAALGASVTEIPDAGHVPQLENPAAVHEAILEVSG from the coding sequence GTGCCGACGAAATATCTCTCATGGGACGACGATACCGCGCTGCGATATCTGCATGCCGGGCCGACCACGCCGCCGGATGTCGTCCCGGACTGGACTCGCGGGGCTACCGTGGTGTTTCTTCATGGGGAAGGTGGCAGCGCCTCTCATTTCGATCCCCAAATGGCGTTCTTCGGCGAGAGCAACAGCCCGCTGGCTCTGGATCTGTTCGGTCACGGGCGGTCGACCGGGTTGACCGGGGCGGGGGGGATCGAGGCCTCCGCCATCTTGTTGCTCGGAGTCCTGAAGAGATTGTCCACGCCGCCAGTGGTTCTGGTGGGGCATGGCTCCGGGGGCCATATCGCCTTGCGGGCAGCAGCCATCGGGCCCGACCAGGTGCGGGCGGTCGTCACGTTGGGGGTCGGGGAATCCAGTGAATGGCCGGAGGCGGAGTTCTCCAAGTTGGAGGCCGTGGTGGCTGGACGAACGGGTCAGTTCTTTGACACGCCATTTTTTGCTCCGGAGACATCGCCGGATGTGATGCGAGCCTTCTGGGGCGGCATGTTGCAGACAGATCCTCGTGTTCGGTTGGAGGACCTTCGCGATTTCCGATCCTATCGATCGGAAGGACGCTTGCCCTCATCGAGTCTTCCCGTTCGCATTCTGAGGGGCGCGTCAGATGCTCTTTGTTCTGCTCCGGGTGCGGCGGCCTTGGCGGCAGCGTTGGGGGCTTCGGTCACGGAAATCCCCGACGCGGGACACGTGCCCCAGCTGGAAAACCCGGCCGCCGTTCACGAGGCAATTCTCGAGGTGTCCGGATGA
- a CDS encoding acetyl-CoA acetyltransferase codes for MSFAGGIAVVGAFEHPTRFAPNRTAYQIAAESARGALADAGLTLGDVDGYATSGVGPMGVLSMCHHLNLQPDWVDSTNIGGSSFVAQVANAGAAIQAGLCTTVLITYGSTAASDRFAVGTGGGMSGDPTDAFVLPYGPTIVGAYGMVAQRHMHEFGTTAEQLAEVAVTMRNHAALNPRAKYRNRITVEDVLASRMVSSPLHLLDCCLISDGGGALVVTSADRARDLRQKPIPVLGSGQAVRHSGTGHRDLVDIAARQSGAHAFAQAGLVPKDIDFCMIYDSFTITVLATLENLGFCPMGEGGSFVENGAIGLGGRLPLNPDGGGLSSNHPGMRGIFLVIEAVRQLREEAGDRQVAGARTALCHGTGGWLGVMHSGATLILGEG; via the coding sequence ATGAGTTTTGCCGGAGGGATTGCTGTTGTGGGCGCATTTGAACATCCCACTCGTTTCGCACCGAATCGCACCGCCTACCAGATCGCCGCCGAGTCGGCTCGGGGAGCGCTTGCGGACGCGGGCCTGACGTTGGGGGATGTCGATGGCTACGCGACCAGCGGTGTCGGGCCCATGGGTGTTCTGTCCATGTGCCATCACCTGAATTTACAGCCCGATTGGGTGGACTCCACAAATATCGGCGGCTCCTCCTTTGTCGCGCAGGTCGCGAATGCGGGCGCGGCGATTCAGGCGGGTCTGTGCACGACGGTGTTGATCACTTACGGGAGCACTGCTGCTTCAGATCGTTTTGCGGTCGGTACCGGGGGCGGGATGAGCGGGGACCCCACGGATGCATTCGTCTTGCCCTATGGGCCGACCATTGTCGGCGCATACGGAATGGTCGCACAGCGTCATATGCACGAGTTCGGAACGACAGCCGAACAACTCGCGGAAGTTGCGGTCACCATGCGGAACCACGCCGCTCTGAACCCACGAGCCAAGTACCGCAACCGGATCACTGTCGAAGATGTTCTGGCCTCGAGGATGGTTTCTTCCCCGCTGCATCTTCTGGATTGCTGTCTGATCTCGGATGGCGGCGGGGCATTGGTCGTGACTTCGGCCGACCGCGCGCGCGATTTGCGCCAAAAGCCCATCCCCGTTCTGGGTAGTGGTCAGGCTGTGCGCCACTCCGGAACCGGTCACCGGGACCTCGTCGATATCGCTGCCCGACAATCCGGGGCTCATGCGTTTGCTCAGGCGGGGCTCGTTCCGAAAGATATCGATTTCTGCATGATTTATGATTCCTTCACCATCACCGTCCTCGCGACGTTGGAGAATCTGGGTTTCTGCCCGATGGGGGAAGGTGGTTCCTTTGTCGAAAACGGTGCCATTGGTTTGGGCGGTCGCCTTCCGCTGAACCCTGATGGTGGCGGACTTTCTTCCAATCATCCGGGGATGCGAGGGATCTTTTTGGTGATCGAAGCGGTTCGACAGTTGCGCGAGGAAGCCGGAGATCGACAGGTGGCAGGTGCGCGGACGGCTCTTTGCCATGGCACCGGTGGTTGGCTTGGGGTGATGCACTCCGGTGCCACATTAATTCTGGGAGAAGGGTAG
- a CDS encoding Zn-ribbon domain-containing OB-fold protein produces the protein MSERPLPRVDEESRGYWEAARRHQLLLQRCRACGAYRHHPRAVCPNCLSSEVEWVVSVGRGEIYTFTVTYQNQSPGFAGRVPYVLAYVLLEEGIQILTNIVDADPAEIRIGQAVRVCFEDLAEEISIPVFRLL, from the coding sequence ATGTCGGAGCGTCCATTACCGCGAGTCGACGAGGAGTCCCGAGGGTACTGGGAAGCTGCCCGACGTCATCAGCTTCTTCTCCAGCGCTGCCGGGCTTGTGGGGCTTATCGACACCATCCACGGGCGGTTTGTCCGAATTGTCTCTCCTCGGAAGTCGAATGGGTGGTTTCTGTCGGGCGGGGCGAGATTTATACGTTCACGGTCACCTACCAAAACCAGTCCCCCGGTTTTGCTGGCCGCGTCCCCTACGTGCTTGCCTATGTCCTTTTGGAAGAGGGCATCCAGATTCTGACAAATATCGTCGATGCCGATCCGGCGGAGATCCGAATCGGTCAGGCGGTTCGGGTCTGTTTTGAGGATCTTGCGGAAGAGATCTCGATTCCTGTTTTTCGGCTTCTTTAG
- a CDS encoding PHP-associated domain-containing protein: protein MILDLHVHSELSDDSRAGVETYLKVLQRKREERPLDGVVLTEHRQWNEEVDYRPLEDQYEMKILRGAEVETDYGHVLLYGVTPEIASRFDFADVRLPAQKLVTEVEAMGGVAVPCHPGRTNIGLCAHYEDKPPLEGVCAVEAINGGSRGDEDAQTALLIEEQGYASFGGSDAHLVAFIGLCATKFQDPIDTEQDLVAALRAGRCNAVDFR from the coding sequence ATGATCCTCGATCTTCATGTGCATTCGGAACTGTCCGACGATAGCCGCGCCGGCGTGGAGACTTATCTCAAGGTTTTGCAACGCAAACGGGAGGAACGCCCTCTCGACGGGGTCGTTTTGACGGAGCATCGTCAGTGGAACGAGGAAGTCGACTATCGCCCTCTCGAGGATCAATACGAGATGAAAATCTTGCGGGGGGCCGAAGTCGAAACGGATTACGGACACGTCCTGCTTTATGGAGTGACTCCAGAGATCGCTTCACGGTTCGATTTTGCGGATGTTCGGCTGCCCGCCCAGAAGTTGGTAACCGAGGTCGAGGCGATGGGCGGCGTAGCGGTGCCGTGTCACCCGGGTCGAACGAATATCGGTCTATGTGCGCATTATGAAGACAAACCGCCGCTTGAGGGCGTCTGCGCTGTGGAGGCCATCAATGGTGGCAGCCGGGGCGACGAGGATGCACAAACCGCGTTGTTGATCGAAGAGCAGGGGTACGCGAGTTTTGGTGGAAGCGACGCTCATCTGGTGGCCTTCATCGGCCTGTGTGCGACAAAATTTCAGGATCCGATCGATACGGAGCAAGACCTGGTCGCAGCGCTGCGTGCAGGCCGATGCAATGCCGTCGATTTTCGCTGA
- a CDS encoding 1-acyl-sn-glycerol-3-phosphate acyltransferase yields MAENSESDRSAGESVQRRGKDASKPYGIFLRTLGWLLLKLGGWTVTGERPTAKRLVVVAAPHTSNWDFVWVLAFATHYQLRISWLGKNTLFKAPFGGFMRWLGGIPVYRQKKTNLVDELVETYGEYEALALTVPPEGTRGQADYWKSGFYHIAKGAGVPILLSYLCYENKMGGFGPELWTSDDVRADMDKVRAFYAGKVGKRADLSSRIRLREEDAAASAPVEQ; encoded by the coding sequence ATGGCGGAAAATTCCGAAAGCGACCGCAGTGCAGGAGAATCAGTTCAGCGCCGTGGTAAAGATGCTTCCAAGCCGTACGGAATTTTTCTGCGGACCCTTGGTTGGCTTCTTTTGAAGTTGGGAGGATGGACGGTCACCGGGGAACGCCCCACGGCCAAGCGCCTGGTTGTCGTTGCCGCACCCCATACCTCGAATTGGGATTTCGTTTGGGTTCTGGCATTCGCGACGCATTACCAGCTGCGCATCTCATGGTTGGGAAAGAACACCCTGTTCAAAGCCCCGTTTGGAGGCTTTATGCGCTGGCTGGGAGGGATTCCTGTCTATCGCCAGAAAAAGACGAATCTCGTGGACGAGTTGGTCGAAACCTATGGGGAGTATGAAGCTCTGGCACTCACGGTTCCGCCCGAGGGAACCCGGGGACAGGCCGACTATTGGAAATCAGGCTTCTATCATATCGCCAAGGGAGCCGGAGTGCCGATTCTCCTGTCCTACCTTTGCTACGAGAACAAGATGGGCGGGTTTGGTCCGGAACTATGGACGTCGGATGATGTGCGCGCGGATATGGACAAGGTTCGGGCTTTCTATGCGGGCAAAGTCGGCAAACGTGCGGATCTAAGCTCGCGGATTCGATTGCGCGAAGAGGACGCGGCAGCCTCAGCCCCGGTCGAGCAGTGA
- a CDS encoding lysophospholipid acyltransferase family protein — translation MEGNFVGGLRGRNLSDRAEAVGLRLLLGTLGSLPEPWSVGLASGVSRGAMRFLERLHGLGLANLEIAFPDKDDAWREATLRDSFDNLGRLAGELAHFSELNTGNIRDRVGFASPADEQRWREGVVQGPCVVATGHFGNWEMFAQAQGFLGHPISLVYRRFKNPLVEAQIAAIRSRPGTRMLAKRSAARELLQRLRGGELVALPIDQHEPAGHGFPVPFFGRPASTTLGPARLAQLVQAPLQVAVMARVGRTNQHEIIVQEPIAPPPKRDKDPALLIEMMTKVNASYEDCIRRYPGQWLWMHRRWRG, via the coding sequence ATGGAGGGAAACTTTGTGGGTGGTCTTCGGGGCAGGAATCTGAGTGATCGAGCAGAAGCGGTCGGCTTGCGGCTTCTGCTAGGGACTCTCGGCAGCCTGCCGGAGCCCTGGTCCGTGGGGTTGGCCTCCGGCGTTTCGCGAGGAGCGATGCGCTTTCTCGAGCGGCTCCATGGCCTCGGTTTGGCCAATTTGGAGATTGCCTTTCCCGACAAGGACGATGCCTGGCGGGAGGCGACCCTGCGCGATTCTTTTGACAATTTGGGCCGTCTTGCCGGCGAACTCGCACACTTTTCGGAACTGAACACCGGCAATATTCGGGATCGCGTTGGTTTTGCTTCGCCGGCGGACGAGCAGCGCTGGCGAGAGGGCGTCGTTCAGGGGCCATGCGTGGTCGCGACCGGTCATTTTGGTAATTGGGAAATGTTCGCGCAGGCTCAGGGGTTTCTCGGGCACCCGATTTCGCTGGTCTATCGCCGATTCAAGAACCCGCTGGTCGAAGCGCAGATCGCGGCGATCCGCAGTCGTCCGGGCACTCGGATGCTCGCCAAGCGATCGGCTGCCCGGGAGTTGTTGCAGCGCCTCCGTGGTGGCGAACTCGTCGCGCTGCCGATCGATCAGCACGAACCAGCGGGGCATGGTTTTCCCGTGCCGTTTTTTGGCCGGCCGGCCTCAACCACGCTTGGTCCGGCACGACTGGCACAGCTGGTACAGGCACCGCTTCAAGTGGCGGTGATGGCGCGAGTCGGCCGCACGAATCAGCACGAGATCATCGTGCAGGAGCCGATCGCTCCGCCGCCCAAACGCGACAAGGATCCGGCTCTGCTGATTGAAATGATGACGAAGGTGAACGCCTCCTACGAAGATTGTATTCGCCGATATCCGGGCCAATGGCTCTGGATGCATCGCCGCTGGCGAGGCTGA
- a CDS encoding alkyl sulfatase dimerization domain-containing protein, translated as MAMDSNPILAPSFLGTAAPGVHVLGGMGNALSVEMEQGVLQLDTGNSAEKAREMLDRLREITEAPIFAIVYSHGHLGYNDAIATWLEHCEERGDPRPRVIAHENLVTRWKRYRETEGLQKFFAEIQLRLPVGILGDHPLTLEMPNETFTDAMVFDDGNRRVELLWAPSETDDAVALWLPQEKVLYGGAAVTPNIPNIGTPLRTQRYAVRWAETLERLASLDAELMVMEFGPSVEGSEKIRTVLLSMAEALRWVRERVVEGLNGGMGIEEILAGIEYPEALFGLPWMTPTYGHPDFIARDIFRSETGWWDRNPTNLHPATPDASGRAILSAIADKGAVLARAQELLDAGEPQLALHVIDLLALAPGDTAEVIDARKLKARLCRILAEEAPSFVSQSLYISSGRILKRGAPHPTGIR; from the coding sequence ATGGCTATGGACTCCAATCCGATTCTCGCACCTTCATTTTTGGGCACGGCCGCACCGGGTGTGCATGTGCTTGGTGGCATGGGCAACGCACTTTCCGTGGAGATGGAGCAGGGGGTCCTCCAGCTCGACACCGGGAATTCCGCCGAGAAGGCACGCGAGATGTTGGATCGTTTGCGGGAGATCACCGAGGCGCCAATTTTTGCGATTGTCTATTCGCATGGTCATCTGGGGTACAACGATGCGATCGCGACCTGGTTGGAACATTGCGAGGAACGAGGTGATCCTCGGCCGCGCGTGATTGCCCACGAGAACCTTGTGACTCGCTGGAAGCGATATCGCGAGACTGAAGGGCTGCAAAAGTTTTTTGCCGAGATCCAGCTCCGGCTACCTGTGGGAATTCTCGGCGATCATCCTCTCACCTTGGAGATGCCCAACGAGACTTTTACCGACGCGATGGTTTTCGATGATGGCAATCGACGTGTCGAGCTGCTCTGGGCTCCCTCGGAAACCGACGATGCAGTGGCCCTTTGGTTGCCGCAAGAAAAAGTTCTCTACGGGGGAGCGGCGGTCACACCGAATATCCCCAATATAGGCACACCTCTCCGCACCCAGCGCTATGCGGTGCGATGGGCCGAGACTCTTGAGAGACTGGCTTCGCTGGACGCCGAGCTGATGGTCATGGAATTTGGGCCCTCGGTGGAAGGAAGCGAAAAGATTCGTACCGTCTTGCTGTCCATGGCCGAAGCGCTGCGATGGGTGCGGGAACGAGTGGTCGAGGGCCTCAATGGGGGGATGGGGATCGAGGAAATTCTTGCCGGTATCGAGTACCCGGAAGCCCTTTTCGGCCTACCCTGGATGACGCCAACCTATGGACATCCCGATTTCATTGCGCGGGATATTTTCCGTTCCGAGACCGGATGGTGGGACCGAAATCCGACGAACCTGCATCCGGCGACCCCGGATGCGTCTGGCCGGGCGATCTTGTCGGCAATTGCCGACAAAGGCGCGGTTCTTGCCCGTGCGCAGGAGTTGCTCGATGCAGGCGAACCGCAATTGGCACTGCACGTGATCGATTTGCTCGCGCTCGCCCCGGGCGACACCGCCGAAGTCATCGACGCTCGCAAGCTCAAGGCTCGACTTTGCCGTATTCTGGCCGAGGAGGCCCCGAGCTTTGTTTCCCAAAGCCTGTATATATCCAGTGGACGAATTTTGAAGCGCGGCGCCCCGCATCCGACGGGTATCCGTTGA
- a CDS encoding TetR/AcrR family transcriptional regulator, producing the protein MKTANQSAQPKVSTKEKILAAAQEVFSEKGFKGASTREIAARASVNISSLHYHWDSKEVLFTAILTQVQDQLVSRLTDVVGDRTPETPVEARRTVEVAMGAAFDFFAEDLTVPRLLMRRMIDGTEDMSEGEREALDNSWSTFLDWVRTFTGGKVDPAEATFYMVTIQSVVLVLMLDSPMVSAAVGGAVEEDSVRQELRQRVIALVEKLFDVDEASGRSF; encoded by the coding sequence ATGAAGACTGCCAATCAATCTGCACAACCGAAAGTTTCGACCAAGGAGAAAATCCTCGCCGCCGCGCAGGAAGTTTTTTCCGAAAAGGGTTTCAAAGGCGCCTCCACGCGTGAGATCGCGGCTCGCGCCTCGGTTAATATTTCGAGTCTCCACTATCATTGGGATTCGAAGGAAGTTCTTTTTACGGCGATCCTGACCCAGGTGCAGGACCAGTTGGTATCGCGACTGACGGATGTCGTCGGCGATCGCACCCCGGAGACGCCTGTCGAAGCGCGTCGCACCGTCGAAGTCGCTATGGGTGCTGCCTTCGATTTCTTTGCTGAAGATTTGACGGTTCCGCGCTTGCTGATGCGAAGGATGATCGACGGGACCGAAGACATGAGTGAGGGCGAGCGCGAGGCGCTCGACAACTCCTGGTCGACTTTCCTCGATTGGGTGCGAACCTTCACGGGCGGCAAGGTGGATCCGGCCGAAGCGACCTTTTATATGGTAACCATCCAGTCGGTTGTTCTGGTCTTGATGTTGGACAGCCCGATGGTTTCTGCGGCTGTCGGCGGCGCTGTCGAGGAAGATTCCGTTCGTCAGGAATTACGCCAGCGCGTAATTGCACTGGTCGAAAAACTTTTCGATGTGGACGAAGCCTCGGGAAGGTCATTTTGA
- a CDS encoding NAD(P)-dependent oxidoreductase, whose amino-acid sequence MKAFVTAPFAADQLERLGSIMPFHHEDWRETKNIFFEGAAFAERLRAEGCDVIITEADEIRKELLDLVDIKMIGTCRGSPVNVDLDVAATRGIPVFHTPARNAEAVADITLCFMLMILRHIHPAIEWVKSDRSSLPDANEFITMYDAMTGSELHGRTVGLIGFGAIGQRVARRVQAFGARVVAHDPHVAEAVFEQNDARCGSLTEVLQQADLLSLHVADVPETKNLLGPEEIAQMKPGAYFINTARAASVDADALYDALASGRLSAAALDVLWEEPVRSDDRFVLLPNVIATPHIGGASRDVITHQSAMIVDAIEAWLRGDRPNHLANPAVLDHR is encoded by the coding sequence TTGAAAGCTTTTGTCACCGCGCCGTTTGCGGCGGATCAGCTGGAGCGGCTGGGGAGCATCATGCCGTTTCATCATGAGGATTGGCGCGAGACGAAGAATATATTCTTCGAAGGAGCTGCATTCGCGGAAAGGCTTCGTGCGGAAGGTTGTGATGTCATCATCACTGAAGCCGACGAAATTCGGAAGGAACTACTCGACCTCGTCGATATAAAGATGATCGGAACTTGTCGCGGTAGTCCGGTGAACGTGGACCTCGACGTGGCTGCGACCCGCGGTATACCTGTCTTCCATACGCCGGCTCGGAATGCCGAAGCGGTTGCGGATATCACGCTCTGCTTTATGTTGATGATCTTGCGCCATATCCATCCGGCCATCGAATGGGTAAAGTCCGACCGGTCGTCGCTCCCGGATGCGAACGAGTTCATCACGATGTACGACGCGATGACAGGGTCGGAGTTGCACGGACGAACGGTCGGCTTGATTGGTTTCGGCGCGATCGGCCAGCGAGTGGCGCGTCGGGTGCAGGCATTTGGTGCTCGAGTCGTTGCTCACGATCCGCATGTAGCGGAAGCGGTTTTCGAGCAAAACGACGCTCGCTGCGGAAGCCTGACCGAAGTCTTGCAGCAGGCCGATCTTCTCTCCTTGCACGTGGCGGACGTGCCCGAGACCAAGAATTTGCTCGGACCCGAGGAGATTGCCCAAATGAAGCCGGGTGCTTATTTTATCAATACGGCCCGGGCGGCGTCGGTGGACGCCGATGCTCTTTATGACGCTCTCGCGTCGGGCCGCCTTTCCGCGGCCGCGCTGGATGTTCTCTGGGAGGAGCCCGTCCGTTCAGACGATCGGTTCGTGCTGTTGCCCAACGTGATAGCGACTCCACATATCGGTGGCGCCAGCCGAGATGTGATCACGCACCAGTCTGCGATGATTGTCGACGCAATCGAAGCCTGGCTGCGTGGCGATCGACCGAACCATTTGGCCAATCCGGCGGTGCTGGATCATCGTTAA
- a CDS encoding nuclear transport factor 2 family protein — MSKLDEEILNTYKRLVATRDRVETGELPWSALSEFFTEDATFVDPAWGRVHGRQAIETFFEDSMQGLEGWTFPHQWSMVDGNRLVSAWMNRLPGQRADGSFYEAPGLSVLDYAGDGKFSSEYDHLNMVHVFEVMKESGWKPAGPMKTPPSPVPR; from the coding sequence ATGAGCAAACTTGATGAGGAAATTTTGAATACCTACAAACGGCTGGTCGCAACGCGCGATCGCGTCGAAACCGGGGAACTTCCCTGGTCTGCTCTCTCCGAGTTCTTCACCGAGGATGCCACCTTTGTCGATCCTGCCTGGGGACGCGTCCACGGCCGGCAGGCCATCGAAACTTTCTTCGAAGATTCCATGCAAGGACTCGAAGGCTGGACCTTCCCGCACCAGTGGTCGATGGTCGATGGGAATCGACTGGTGTCCGCCTGGATGAATCGGCTACCCGGTCAGCGCGCTGATGGCAGCTTCTATGAAGCCCCCGGGCTCTCCGTTCTCGACTATGCCGGGGACGGAAAGTTCTCCTCCGAGTACGATCATCTGAATATGGTGCACGTATTCGAGGTCATGAAGGAAAGCGGCTGGAAACCCGCCGGCCCGATGAAAACCCCGCCAAGCCCGGTTCCGCGCTGA